The sequence CCGCCGCGCCCGGAGTCCTGAACACCAAGTGGGTCGAGACCCTGACGTTCGGAGAGCTGTGATGTCCACCCGGGCCGTACCGCCCCGCCCCACCCGGCCCCGCCGCTCGCGCTTCGCGCCGGGCCGCCTGTACGGCGAGGGCCCGCTCCACCTGATCCTGCTCGTCGCCACGTTCTGCCTCGCCGGCTACGCGGGCGTACGGCTGCTGGACGGGGACACCGTCGGCGTCCTGCTCTGGTTCGCCGGATCGGCCGTCCTGCACGACCTGGTGCTGCTGCCGGTGTACGGCGGGGCCGACCGGGCGCTGCGCGCCGCGCTCGGCCCCCGGACGGCCCTCGTGAACTTCGTCCGGGTACCGGCGTTCCTCTCCGGGCTGCTCCTGCTGATCTGGTTCCCGCTGATCGCCCGGCGGACCGAGCGGCGGTACGAGGCCGCCGCCGGCACCACCCCGGACGTCTACTTCGGCAACTGGCTGCTGATCACCGGTGCGCTGTTCGCGCTCTCCGCGCTCTGGCTGCTGGTCCGGGCGCTCCGCTCCCGCACCGGGCGGCGCAGGGACACGAACGTCCGCCCCTCCGCGCCCCACTGATCGGCGGTCTGCCAGCCGCACGCGCGGGCGTGCCGCAGCAGGGCGGGCGTCCCGATCCGCGCCCAGGGGAAGGGCTCGGAGGCGGCCCCGCACACGGCGGCGGGCGAGGGTTCGCCGAGCGGCCCGCCCCGGCCGTCGTCGAGCCGGACGCGGACCCGTTCGTCCACGTCGACGGGGGCGGTCTCGGCGATCAGCAGCCCCCCGGCGCCGAGCAGATCCGCCGCCCGCGCCAGCAGCGCGGCGGGGTCGCCGCCGATGCCGATGTTGCCGTCGAGCAGCAGCAGGGTGCCCCAACGGCCTTCCCCGGGCAGCGGGTCGAAGACGCTGCGCAGCAGGGCCGCACCGCCGAGCCCGCGCGTACGGGCCACCGCCGCCTCGCTGACGTCGATGCCCAGCGCCCGGTGCCCGAGCGAGGTCAGCTCGGCGACCAGCCGCCCCGGCCCGCAGCCGATGTCCAGCACCGGCCCCTCGCACCGGTGCAGTGCGGAGAGGTCGGCGGAGCCCGCGCCGGAGCACCAGCGCTCCACGTCCAGGGGCAGCAGCCAGCCGTCGCTGCGGCGCAGGAACAGCGGGCCCCGGCCGGTGCGCAGGGCGTTGGCGTACGGGTCGGCGCCCCAGGATGCGGAGCGCCGCTCGGTCGGGCCCGAAGCGGTCGCGGGGGAGTCGGAGCGGGCCGACGCCGTGCGCTCGGACGAGGGTACGGTCGTACTCATCGCACCCCCGCCCCGGTCAGCCGGCCGAGCACGGCGGCGAACCGGCCGTCCGGCGCGGCCGACCCGACCCGGTGGGCGTCGGCCGCCGTGTCCACGTCGACCAGCACCGGCAGATCGCGCACGGCGAGCCCCGCCTCCACCAGCCTGTTCCGCTGCACCGCGCCGGTCTCCGGGAGGGACATCGGCACCCCGCGCAGCAGCGCCGGATCGGGCTTCGCCAGGCCCAGGGCCCAGAACCCGCCGTCCTCGGCCGGACCGAACCAGGCCCCGCAGCCGTCCCAGGCGTCCGGCGCGAGAGCCGGGGCGAGCAGAGAGGCGGTGAGCTGCGGGGTGTCCATGCCGACGAGAAGAGCCGGTCCGGTACACCCGCCGAAGGCCGCCGCGAGCCGCTCGTCCAGACCGCCCGCGCTCTGCGGGACCACCTCGAACCCCGGGGGCGCCCAGGGGCCGGGCCGCCCGTCGAGGACGAGCACCCGTCGCCGGGCGGGAAGGGAGAGAAGCGTCTCCAGCGTGTCGGCGAGGGCCGCGGTCGCCAGCTCGGCGGCCTCGGCGGGGGAGAAGGGCGGGCAGAGCCGGGTCTTCACCCGGCCGGCCACCGGCTCCTTCGCGATCACCAGCAGCTCCGTCGGCCCCACGGGCCCGTATGCGCTCATCGCAGGGCCCCCGTCTCGGCGTGCTCGACGCGGCCGGGCGCAGGGGTTGCCGGTGGTTCGCGCAGGACGCCCCGCATGTCGCGCACCGCGTGCCAGGTCCCGCGCCAGGTGCCGGTCACCTTGGACTTCCCGGTGCGCGGCCGGTAGGGGACGTCGGTCTCGGCGACGCGCAGCCCGGCGTCCGAGGCCCGGACCACCATCTGGAGCGGGTAGCCGCTGCGCCGGTCGGTGAGGTCCAGAGCCAGCAGATCGGCGCGGCGGGCCGCTCGCAGCGGGCCGAGGTCGTGCAGGCGCAGACCGGTACGGCGGCGCAGCATCCGGGCCAGCGCCAGATTCCCGGCGCGCGCGTGCGGCGGCCAGGCGCCCCGGGTCTCGGGGCGTCGGCGGCCGAGCAGCAGATCGCACTCGCCGTCCGCGACGCGCCGGACGAACCCGGTCAGCAGCGCCGGGTCCAGCGAGCCGTCGCAGTCGCAGAAGCAGACGAACTCGGCCTCGGCGGCGAGCAGCCCGGCGTGGCAGGCCGCGCCGAAGCCCCGGCGTTCCTCCGTGACGACGCTCGCGCCGAGGGACCGGGCGAGTGCGGCCGAACCGTCGGTCGACCCGTTGTCGACCACGATCGCGCGCCAGCCGTCGGGGATGCGGCCGAGCACCCAGGGCAGAGCGGCGGCCTCGTCGAGGCAGGGCAGGACGATGTCGGCCTTCGGGAGGCCGGGCTGCGGGGCGGGGGGACGCGGAGGAGTGGCGGAAGAATCAGTCACCCTCATCACCCTACGGAGGCAAGTCGGGCATTCAGGGCATCAGCTTCTTACGAAACATGGACATCGGCCGGATGGGTGGAGGCCGGGACCCGGTCCGCCGCGAATGGGGTGCCACAGTGGAGCCCATGGAGACCACCCCGTCCGACAGCTGTCCGGCCCCCGTCCCCCAGCGGGCGCGCGGCCGGGTCCTCGTCGTCGAGGACGACCCGACCGTCGCGGAGGTCGTCGTCGGCTATCTGCATCGCGCCGGTTACGCCGTCGAGCAGGCCGACGACGGGCCCGCCGCGCTGGCACGGTTCGCGGCACACCGGCCCGACCTCGTCGTCCTGGACCTGATGCTCCCCGCCATGGACGGGTTCGAGGTCTGCCGCCGGATGCGTGAGCACGGGCCGGTCCCCGTCATCATGCTCACCGCCCGCGGAGACGAGGAGGACCGCATCCTCGGGCTGGAGACCGGCGCCGACGACTACGTCACCAAGCCGTTCAGCCCGCGCGAACTGGTCCTGCGGGTCGACTCCGTACTGCGGCGCGCCCGGGCCGCGGGACCGGCGGCCGACGCCGGTCCGCTGTCCGGGGGCGGGCTGAGTCTCGATCCGGCGTCCCGGCAGGCCTCCCGGGACGGGCGCGCGCTGGCCCTGACACTGCGGGAGTTCGACCTGCTCGCCTTTCTCCTCCGGCACCCCGGAAAGGCGTTCGGACGGGAGGAGCTGATGCGTGAGGTCTGGGGCTGGGACTTCGGCGACCTCTCCACGGTCACCGTCCACGTCCGCCGGCTCCGCGGCAAGGTCGAGGACGACCCGGCGCGCCCCCGGCTGATCCGTACCGTGTGGGGTGTGGGATACCGCCTGGACCTGGACGCGGAGAGCGCGGGGGACCGGACGAGCGGCGGGGGGACCGGCGACCCGGCCGCTCTGCCCGCGGCGCC is a genomic window of Streptomyces sp. YPW6 containing:
- a CDS encoding glycosyltransferase family 2 protein → MRVTDSSATPPRPPAPQPGLPKADIVLPCLDEAAALPWVLGRIPDGWRAIVVDNGSTDGSAALARSLGASVVTEERRGFGAACHAGLLAAEAEFVCFCDCDGSLDPALLTGFVRRVADGECDLLLGRRRPETRGAWPPHARAGNLALARMLRRRTGLRLHDLGPLRAARRADLLALDLTDRRSGYPLQMVVRASDAGLRVAETDVPYRPRTGKSKVTGTWRGTWHAVRDMRGVLREPPATPAPGRVEHAETGALR
- a CDS encoding DUF2064 domain-containing protein; this translates as MSAYGPVGPTELLVIAKEPVAGRVKTRLCPPFSPAEAAELATAALADTLETLLSLPARRRVLVLDGRPGPWAPPGFEVVPQSAGGLDERLAAAFGGCTGPALLVGMDTPQLTASLLAPALAPDAWDGCGAWFGPAEDGGFWALGLAKPDPALLRGVPMSLPETGAVQRNRLVEAGLAVRDLPVLVDVDTAADAHRVGSAAPDGRFAAVLGRLTGAGVR
- a CDS encoding response regulator transcription factor, which translates into the protein METTPSDSCPAPVPQRARGRVLVVEDDPTVAEVVVGYLHRAGYAVEQADDGPAALARFAAHRPDLVVLDLMLPAMDGFEVCRRMREHGPVPVIMLTARGDEEDRILGLETGADDYVTKPFSPRELVLRVDSVLRRARAAGPAADAGPLSGGGLSLDPASRQASRDGRALALTLREFDLLAFLLRHPGKAFGREELMREVWGWDFGDLSTVTVHVRRLRGKVEDDPARPRLIRTVWGVGYRLDLDAESAGDRTSGGGTGDPAALPAAPQPGGRPR
- a CDS encoding bifunctional 2-polyprenyl-6-hydroxyphenol methylase/3-demethylubiquinol 3-O-methyltransferase UbiG gives rise to the protein MSTTVPSSERTASARSDSPATASGPTERRSASWGADPYANALRTGRGPLFLRRSDGWLLPLDVERWCSGAGSADLSALHRCEGPVLDIGCGPGRLVAELTSLGHRALGIDVSEAAVARTRGLGGAALLRSVFDPLPGEGRWGTLLLLDGNIGIGGDPAALLARAADLLGAGGLLIAETAPVDVDERVRVRLDDGRGGPLGEPSPAAVCGAASEPFPWARIGTPALLRHARACGWQTADQWGAEGRTFVSLRRPVRERSARTSSQSAESANSAPVISSQLPK